ACTCGAGCGCGGGCTCGCCGACTTCGCCAAGCTGGACATCGTCGTGACCGCGGCCGGTGTGGCCGGCATGAAGGGTCAGCCCCCGTTGCAGGCCTGGACGGACGTGATCAACACCAACTTGATCGGCACGATCAACACCATCCAGGTGGCATTGCCCCACCTCCGCGAGGGCGCATCGATCGTGGCGACCGGTTCGACCGCGGCACTGATGGACACCTCGAAGAAGGACAATCCGGGCAAAGACCCGGGCGGCATGGCCTACGTGCACTCCAAGCGCGCGCTGTCGAGCTACGTCCACGACCTCGCGACAGAGCTCTCGGCGTTCGGCATCCGCGCCAACGTCGTGCATCCGACCAACACGAATACGCCCATGCTGCAAAGCGAGCCGATGTACCGCTCGTTCCGGCCTGATCTCGAGAACCCGACTCGTGCCGACGCCGAACCGGTCTTCGGGGTGCAGCAGGCGATGAAAATTCCGTTCGTCGAGCCGGAGGACATCAGCAATGCCGTGCTGTGGCTGGCCTCCGACGAGGCCAGGTATGTGACTGGTTTGCAGCTGCGGGTAGATGCCGGCGGCTACCTCAAGTGGTACGACTACCGTGCGTAAGGAAATCCATGAAAGTTCGGGTTGATTCAGACCGTTGCCAGGGCCACACGCTGTGCTCGATGATCGCGCCCGAGTCCTTCGAGCTCGACGACATCGAGGGTCACGCCTCAGCGGTGGCGGAAGACGTTCCGGCAGAACACGAATCCGCCGTTCGCGAAGCGGCACAGTCCTGCCCCGAGCAGGCGATTCTCATCACGGAGACGAGCGCATGACCGTCGACGACGATATCGAGCGCAAGAAGAACCGCTACCACTTCGACCGGCACACCCCGGAGTATCGGGAGCAGTTCGAGAAGATCACCGAAGAGATCCACGAGAAATGCCCGGTTGCGTGGACCGACACCTATGACGGCCACTGGGTGGCGGGCGGCAGCCAGGCGGTGTTCGAACTCGCCCGCTGCCCGGTCGTGTCCAACGACCACGACGTCAACGGAGAACGCAAGGGCTATCAAGGCATTTCGATCCCGAAGGCCAAGCGAGCGAGCGGTGTGCGCGGCGGCATCCTCGAGATGGACGAGCCCGAGCACCGGATCTACCGCACCGTACTCAACCCGTACCTGTCACCGGCCGCGGTCAAGCGCTGGGTACCGTTCATCGACGACGTGACCCGCGCGTGTCTCGACGAGAAGATCGAGCAAGGCCGGATCGACTTTGTTGACGACCTGGCCAACATCGTGCCCGCGGTGCTGACACTGGCGATGCTCGGTATCCCGCTGAAGAACTGGGCGATCTACAGCGAACCGGTGCACGCATCGGTATACACCCCGGAGCATTCTCCCGACATCGACAAGGTCGTCGCCATGCACCGGCAGATGGGGCTGGATCTTCTGACCAACATGCTTGAGATCAGGGAGAATCCCCGTCCCGGTATCGTCAACGGACTGCTGCAGATGCGCATCGACGGTGAGCCCGCACCGGACATAGAAATCCTCGGGAACCTCGGGTTGGTGATCGGAGGTGGATTCGACACCACCACCGCGCTGACCGCGCACTCGATGGAGTGGCTGTCGCAGCATCCCGACGAACGCGAGCGCCTCAGCCGCGAGCGGGACACCTTGCTGGATTCCGCCACCGAGGAATTCCTGCGCTACTACACGCCCGCCCCGGGCGACGGCCGCACCTTCTCCGACGACGTCGAACTCGAAGGGACGCAGTTCAAAGAGGGTGAGCGGCTGTGGATCTCGTGGGCGATGGCCAACCGCGACCCCTCGGTGTTCCACGAACCCAACGAAATCATTCTCGACCGTAAAGGCAACCGGCATTTCAGCTTTGGCTTGGGAGTGCACCGTTGTATCGGCTCGAACGTCGCGCGGACGGTGTTCAAGTCGATGCTGACCGCGGTGCTGGACCGGATGCCGGACTACGAGTGCGACCCCGAGGGCACTGTGCACTACGAGACCATCGGCGTCATCCAGGGCATGCGCCACCTGCCGGCTACCTTCACCCCCGGCAAGCGGTTGGGCGCGGGCTTGGACGAGACGCTGGAGAAGCTGCAGAGGATCTGCGACGAGCAGGAACTGGCCCGCCCGATCACCGAGCGCAAGGAAACCGCGGTCATCGACTGAAAATCGGCCTATATTCGGCCCACGGACGCAAAGGGGCACGAGGTGAAGTCGTTGGCGTTGAGCGGCGCTTTGGTGGCGGCGAGCGTGACACTGTCGCCGGTGGCGCATGCCCACATGCCGTATGGCAACTACCGGGTGGAGAGCCCGCGCGACCCCGGTCACTCGTGGATCTGGGCGTTGCGTCCATGCGAGCCCGGTCACCCTGACGACTGCCTCCGGGACCAGGCCCAGCCCAGGCCCAATGGCCAAGCGACCCCGTGGTATTCCGAAGCACACCTGGCGAACGGCACGTACACCATGACCGTCGACGTCCCCGACGGTGTGCGTTGCCTGGTCTACTTCCTGCCCTCACACGACGTCTACACCTGGGACGCGGTATCCCTCAGCGGTTCGGTGACGTCCACCTATGACAAGAGCTGCGGCAACGGCCCGGGCGGCACCGCCAGCTGGCCGTTCAACCTCGTCCGTGAATAAAGTCAGCGAGACGGCAGGCCGAGTACCCGCTGAGCAATGATGTTGCGCTGGATCTCCGAGGTCCCACCGGCGATGGTTCCGGAGAAACTGCGGGCATAGCGCTCGAACCAGCTGCCAAAGTAATGGTCGAGGTTCATCGGCTCGTAAGGTCCGGTGAGCGCCGGATGGATCAGACCGCCGGATCCCGCTGCGGACAAAGCGTTTTCGCATGCTTGCCGCTCGGCTTCCGAGCCGAGTAGCTTGAGCACCGACAGCGCAGGCACGTCCTCCTCCCCTCGGGCTGCTCGTGCCAGCGCCACCGATCCGAGCAAGCGAAGCGCCTGTCGGTCCATGATCGCGGTGGCGTACTGGTCACGCTCGAGGGAGTTCGACGGGTGGAAGTCGGTGATGACGTTGTCCAGCCGATCAGCAAAGCCGAGCCACATCATCGTGCGCTCGTGTCCCAGTGAGCCGTTGGCGACACCCCAGCCCTGGTTCAGCGGCCCGACGAGGTTTTCCGCCGGCACCTTCACGTCTTCGAAGAACACCTCGTTGAAGTCGAGGTTGTCCTGGCCACAGATGTCGGCAAACGGGCGGCGGGTGACGCCTGGGGTGTCGGTGGGGATCACCAGTGCGCTGATCCCCTTGTGCTTCGGCGCATCTGGGTCGGTGCGCACGAAGGTCAACAGCACGTCGGCGTCGTGAGCGCCCGACGTCCAGACCTTCTGGCCGTTGACCACGAAGTGGTCGCCGTCGAGCACCGCCTTCGTCCGCAGCGAGGCCAGATCGGATCCGGCACTCGGTTCGCTCATGCCAAGCGACGCGGTGATCTCGGCACGCAGAATCGGCACCGCCCAGCGCTGCTTCTGCTCGTCGCTACCGAACGAAATAAGCGATGCGGCAACGATATTGACGCCCTGGGGGTTGAAGCTGTGGTAGATCCGCCGCTTGCACAGCTCCTCCAAATACACATACTGCTGCAGAACGGTGGCATGACGGCCGCCGAATTCCGGTGGCTGGGTGGGCAGCAACCACCCGTGGTCGAACAACAGGCGCTGCCAGCGACGCGCCCAATCCGGCATGTGCGACACCGATTTCGGCCGCTCGACGGCTTCGGCCGCGGCGGCGGGAGCGTGCTCGTCGAGGAAGGCGACGAACTCGTCGCGGAACGCCTCGACATCGGGATCAAAGGTGAGCTGCACGGTACTCCTCGGTGACTCTTGCGCGGTGCTCGGCGGTACCGCCCAGCATGAGCTCGCCGGCCTTGGCCCGCTTCAGGGCGAATTGCAGATCGTTCTCCCAGGTGAATCCCATCGCGCCGAACAGCTGTAAGCCGTGTCGGAAGACCAGCGACTGACATTCGCCCGCACCCGCTTTCGCCATCGCGGCGGCCAGTCGACGTCGCGGGTCGTCACCGGCGATGGTCAGCGCCGAATAGTAGGCAAGCGCTCGGGCGCGTTCGATCGCAACATGCATATCTGCCGCCTTGTGCTGGACGGCCTGGAACGATCCGATGGGCACCCCGAACTGGTGCCGGCTGCGCACATGGTCGAGGACCAGGTCCAGAATGCGTTGGCAGGCACCGACCATCGTCATCGCCATACCCATCAGCGCGACGTGGTGAGCGCGGTCGGTGTCGACCCGCACCCGCGCGGAATCCGGCAACCGCAGTCCGTTGAAGGTCAGGTCCGCAATATGCAGCACGGGGTCGAGTACGGCGCTGCGACGCCGAGACAGCCGCTCTCCCGCGTCGTCGGCGTTGACGATGAACACCGCGGCATCGGTCACCACGGCAAGCCACTGGGCCCGGTCGCCGTCAAGCACGTGCCGGGCAGTGCCGTCCAGAACCCAGTCCTCGCCATCCCGGTGCACAGTGATTCCGGTGTAGACGGCGGTCCCGGACGCCTGCGGGTCGAAGCGATCGCCGGCCAGCGGCGCGAATTGGGTCATTGTCGCCAGGAACGGTGTGGGGTCGGTGGCGCGCCCGAGCTCTTCGAGAACGATGGCCAATTCAACGGCGTTATCGGGGTCGCTCATGTCGGTCCAGCCGTGCTCGACGTAGGCCTTCCAAACCGGCGCCGGGTCGACGCCGTCCTCGGCGATTGCCCTGACCAGCGCCGGTGGGCACTGCTTGCCGACGGCGTCCCGGACGGTTTCCTGCCAGAGCCGCTGATCAGCGTCGAATTCCAGCAGCATTCCGCCACTCCTTAGATCGTCAACGTGCTGTGAGAATATTATTCTCTTAATAGCACAGTGACAATCTCGCCGAGCTTCGCCGGATCACGATCCAGGCTGTCGAGTAGGCGGCCGGCGTCCCGATCGCCGTCGATTAGCAGTGAGAATGCTATTATCGCTGAGCAAGAACATCGCTCACATCTGCACATCCCGAATGCGGCTCCTATCAGGAACGATGGGTAATCGAAATGCTTACGGGAAACCCGTTGAATAGCGGTGAACGGCGATGTTAGTTTGGCTAGCAGACGGGACGCAGTCGGTCCACTCGCGGAAGGCGGTTCAGGTGATCGAGCACCCAGACGGGACGCGCACACCACTGATCGACGCCAGCGTGCACATCTTCTTCTCATCAAACAAAGAACTGCGCTCCGTTCTGCGTGAGCCGTTCAAGAGCCGCGGCTTTCCGGACTACGAAATGGACTGGTATGGCGCTCCGGGCGGCGAATACGCCCCGAAGACCCGGGGCCCGGAACGCCAGTACCCAGGCTCTGACCCGGATTTCGTTGGTAACGAACTGTTTTCGAACCGCGGCGTCGATGTCGCCGTGTTGCACCCGATGGCACGCGGCATCATGCCGGACCGCCACCTGGGCACCGCGCTGCACGCCGCACACAACGAGATGATGGTGTCGAAGTGGCTGGAGCACAGCGAATTCGGCGATCGATTCCGCGGCACCATCCGGGTGAACCCCGACGACATCGCGGGGTCACTCAAAGAGATCCAGAAGTGGCGCTCGCACCCGCGCGTCGTCCAGATCGGCGTCCCATTGCAGTCGCGTGAGGTGTACGGCAAGCCGCAGTTCTGGCCGTTGTGGGAAGCCGCCGCTGATGCCGGTCTGCCGGTCGCGGCGCACATCGAGGTCGGTTCGGGCATCGCCAATCCGCCGACACCGAACGGCAACACCCGCGTCTACGAGCACTACGTGAGCTTCATGGCGCTGAACTACCTGTATCACCAGATGAACATGATCGCCGAAGGCGTCTTCGAACGTTTTCCCACGTTGAAATTCGTCTGGGGCGACGGCGCCGCCGACTTCATCACGCCATTCATCTGGCGGATGGACACCTTCGGCCGTCCACACCTCGAACAGACGCCATGGGCGCCAAAGATCCCGAGCGACTATCTGCCCGGGCACATCTATTTCGTGCAAGGCAGCCTCGACGGGCCCGGCGACACCGATTTCGCCGGTGAGTGGTTCGGCTTCACCGGCAAGGACGACATGGTGATGTTCGGCTCCAGTTACCCGCACTGGCAATGCG
This genomic stretch from Mycobacterium paraterrae harbors:
- a CDS encoding mycofactocin-coupled SDR family oxidoreductase, whose translation is MGETQGRVAGKVAFVTGAGRGQGRCHAVRLAEEGADIIAVDICHDIDTIGYPMAGPEDLDETARLIEKTGQRVVTAQADVRDTAALQTALERGLADFAKLDIVVTAAGVAGMKGQPPLQAWTDVINTNLIGTINTIQVALPHLREGASIVATGSTAALMDTSKKDNPGKDPGGMAYVHSKRALSSYVHDLATELSAFGIRANVVHPTNTNTPMLQSEPMYRSFRPDLENPTRADAEPVFGVQQAMKIPFVEPEDISNAVLWLASDEARYVTGLQLRVDAGGYLKWYDYRA
- a CDS encoding ferredoxin; the protein is MKVRVDSDRCQGHTLCSMIAPESFELDDIEGHASAVAEDVPAEHESAVREAAQSCPEQAILITETSA
- a CDS encoding cytochrome P450; translation: MTVDDDIERKKNRYHFDRHTPEYREQFEKITEEIHEKCPVAWTDTYDGHWVAGGSQAVFELARCPVVSNDHDVNGERKGYQGISIPKAKRASGVRGGILEMDEPEHRIYRTVLNPYLSPAAVKRWVPFIDDVTRACLDEKIEQGRIDFVDDLANIVPAVLTLAMLGIPLKNWAIYSEPVHASVYTPEHSPDIDKVVAMHRQMGLDLLTNMLEIRENPRPGIVNGLLQMRIDGEPAPDIEILGNLGLVIGGGFDTTTALTAHSMEWLSQHPDERERLSRERDTLLDSATEEFLRYYTPAPGDGRTFSDDVELEGTQFKEGERLWISWAMANRDPSVFHEPNEIILDRKGNRHFSFGLGVHRCIGSNVARTVFKSMLTAVLDRMPDYECDPEGTVHYETIGVIQGMRHLPATFTPGKRLGAGLDETLEKLQRICDEQELARPITERKETAVID
- a CDS encoding acyl-CoA dehydrogenase family protein, producing MQLTFDPDVEAFRDEFVAFLDEHAPAAAAEAVERPKSVSHMPDWARRWQRLLFDHGWLLPTQPPEFGGRHATVLQQYVYLEELCKRRIYHSFNPQGVNIVAASLISFGSDEQKQRWAVPILRAEITASLGMSEPSAGSDLASLRTKAVLDGDHFVVNGQKVWTSGAHDADVLLTFVRTDPDAPKHKGISALVIPTDTPGVTRRPFADICGQDNLDFNEVFFEDVKVPAENLVGPLNQGWGVANGSLGHERTMMWLGFADRLDNVITDFHPSNSLERDQYATAIMDRQALRLLGSVALARAARGEEDVPALSVLKLLGSEAERQACENALSAAGSGGLIHPALTGPYEPMNLDHYFGSWFERYARSFSGTIAGGTSEIQRNIIAQRVLGLPSR
- a CDS encoding acyl-CoA dehydrogenase family protein; the encoded protein is MLLEFDADQRLWQETVRDAVGKQCPPALVRAIAEDGVDPAPVWKAYVEHGWTDMSDPDNAVELAIVLEELGRATDPTPFLATMTQFAPLAGDRFDPQASGTAVYTGITVHRDGEDWVLDGTARHVLDGDRAQWLAVVTDAAVFIVNADDAGERLSRRRSAVLDPVLHIADLTFNGLRLPDSARVRVDTDRAHHVALMGMAMTMVGACQRILDLVLDHVRSRHQFGVPIGSFQAVQHKAADMHVAIERARALAYYSALTIAGDDPRRRLAAAMAKAGAGECQSLVFRHGLQLFGAMGFTWENDLQFALKRAKAGELMLGGTAEHRARVTEEYRAAHL
- a CDS encoding amidohydrolase family protein, encoding MIEHPDGTRTPLIDASVHIFFSSNKELRSVLREPFKSRGFPDYEMDWYGAPGGEYAPKTRGPERQYPGSDPDFVGNELFSNRGVDVAVLHPMARGIMPDRHLGTALHAAHNEMMVSKWLEHSEFGDRFRGTIRVNPDDIAGSLKEIQKWRSHPRVVQIGVPLQSREVYGKPQFWPLWEAAADAGLPVAAHIEVGSGIANPPTPNGNTRVYEHYVSFMALNYLYHQMNMIAEGVFERFPTLKFVWGDGAADFITPFIWRMDTFGRPHLEQTPWAPKIPSDYLPGHIYFVQGSLDGPGDTDFAGEWFGFTGKDDMVMFGSSYPHWQCGDIHRLPKALSSEQREKVCWRNAANLYGIDVSADLAAG